In the genome of Streptomyces sp. NBC_00433, the window TCATGGCCGACTTGCCCTGGCCGTAGACGATGTAGCGGTCGGACTCGTCCTTGGTGAGGTCGCCGTGCATGTACTTGCCGATGGCGTCCTTCCACGCGGTCAGGCCCTGGATGGCCGCCGGGGACTCCAGCGAGCCCTTCCACTGGCCGCCCTCGTTGGTGGCGATGGCGCCGCCGGCGTCGTAGACGAAGGACAGGCCGGCGTACCAGTCACGCGAGGGCTGGTACCAGGCGTTGAACTTGGCGCCCTCCTTGGCCTGGATCTTGTCCAGGTCGCCGGTCAGCTCGGCCCACGACTTGGGCGTGGCGGTGACGCCGGCCGCGGCGGCGATGTCCTTGCGCCAGGTGGCGATACGGGCGGCGGCGTAGTACGGCACGCCGTAGGTCTTGCCGTCGTAGTTCACCGACTGCTTCAGGCCGTCCAGCCACTGGGCGGAGTTGTCGAACTTCGACGCGTCCAGCTCGGCGAAGGCGCCCTCCGCCATGTAGGGCACCATCTCGGTGTTGCCCATCTCGACGACGTCGGGCGCCTTGTCGGTGGCGAGCACCGCGTCGAGCTTGGCGTTCTTGTCCGGCCACGCGTAGTACTCGTGCTTGACCTTCAGGCCCGGGTGCTTGGCGATGATCGCGTCGTCGGCGGCCTTCACCAGCTCCGGCCAGTTGTGCTGCGCGTCGACGGTGAGCCAGACGGTGATGGTCTTGTCAGTCGTGGTGGCCGACGACGACGAACCGGCGTCCGCCTTCTTGCCGTCGTCCTTCTTGTCAGATCCACACGCCGCGATACCGACGATCATTGTCGCGACGCCGATCGCCGCGATGAGCTTGCGCTTCACGCCACCCTCCTCAGGATGCCCGAAACTCCCCCCACCGCCCGAATTGCCGGCCGCCGTACGAGAACACGTCGGCCGAGTCCTGCTCGTGGGTCTGGGATTGGTCGTTAATGGTTTAGACCAGTACCGGGAGCTTGGCCTAGACCTTTAGGGGTGTCAAGGGTGTATAAGAACACCCGTCGGACCTGTTATCGGACCGACACCTGAGGGGACCCACACCCCCCGCCGCCTCTCTCCGGCAGGGCCGCGCGTGCCACCATGTGAGCCGCGATCAACGGAGGAGCCGGTGACGGCAGCACGACAGCAGTCGGGAGTAAACGTCATGGAGAGCGACGCGGCCACCAGCGCGGAGACCACGGCGGGCGGCGCCGCGGGCCGCACCGCCCGGGTGCCAAAGTACTACCGGCTCAAGCGCCATCTGCTGGACATCACGCAGACGATGCCCCCCGGCACCCCGGTCCCGCCCGAACGCACCCTGGCCACCGAGTTCGACACCTCCCGCACCACCGTCCGGCAGGCGCTCCAGGAACTCGTCGTCGAGGGCCGCCTGGAGCGCATCCAGGGCAAGGGCACCTTCGTGGCCAAGCCCAAGGTCTCCCAGGCACTGCAACTCACCTCGTACACCGAGGACATGCGCGCCCAGGGGCTCGAACCCACCTCCCAGCTGCTGGACATCGGCTACATCACCGCCGACGACCGGCTCGCCGGGCTGCTGGACATGAAGGCCGGCGGCCGGGTGCTGCG includes:
- a CDS encoding extracellular solute-binding protein, whose product is MKRKLIAAIGVATMIVGIAACGSDKKDDGKKADAGSSSSATTTDKTITVWLTVDAQHNWPELVKAADDAIIAKHPGLKVKHEYYAWPDKNAKLDAVLATDKAPDVVEMGNTEMVPYMAEGAFAELDASKFDNSAQWLDGLKQSVNYDGKTYGVPYYAAARIATWRKDIAAAAGVTATPKSWAELTGDLDKIQAKEGAKFNAWYQPSRDWYAGLSFVYDAGGAIATNEGGQWKGSLESPAAIQGLTAWKDAIGKYMHGDLTKDESDRYIVYGQGKSAMIYAPGWEAPSAADPKFDKTGGKLKDNLVNFVMPGPSGKALPVFLGGSDLAVPSKSKNTDLASEWINDFTNTQSQTTLMSKGNLPNNNTQLATLKADPANTVTATAAESSWFVPTAPGWGSVEKAQTMQTMLQNIATGKQSVQDAAKAADAAMDKVLNVKN
- a CDS encoding GntR family transcriptional regulator produces the protein MESDAATSAETTAGGAAGRTARVPKYYRLKRHLLDITQTMPPGTPVPPERTLATEFDTSRTTVRQALQELVVEGRLERIQGKGTFVAKPKVSQALQLTSYTEDMRAQGLEPTSQLLDIGYITADDRLAGLLDMKAGGRVLRIERLRLANSEPMAIETTHLSAKRFPALRRSLAKYTSLYTALAEVYDVRLAEAEETIETSLATPREAGLLGTDVGLPMLMLSRHSIDTTGEPVEWVRSVYRGDRYKFVARLSRPTD